A region of Ahaetulla prasina isolate Xishuangbanna chromosome 12, ASM2864084v1, whole genome shotgun sequence DNA encodes the following proteins:
- the AP1G1 gene encoding AP-1 complex subunit gamma-1 isoform X1, whose product MPAPIRLRELIRTIRTARTQAEEREMIQKECAAIRSSFREEDNTYRCRNVAKLLYMHMLGYPAHFGQLECLKLIASQKFTDKRIGYLGAMLLLDERQDVHLLMTNCIKNDLNHSTQYVQGLALCTLGCMGSSEMCRDLAGEVEKLLKTSNSYLRKKAALCAVHVIRKVPELMEMFLPATKNLLNEKNHGVLHTSVVLLTEMCERSPDMLAHFRKLVPQLVRILKNLIMSGYSPEHDVSGISDPFLQVRILRLLRILGRNDDDSSEAMNDILAQVATNTETSKNVGNAILYETVLTIMDIKSESGLRVLAINILGRFLLNNDKNIRYVALTSLLKTVQTDHNAVQRHRSTIVDCLKDLDVSIKRRAMELSFALVNGNNIRGMMKELLYFLDSCEPEFKADCASGIFLAAEKYAPSKRWHIDTIMRVLTTAGSYVRDDAVPNLIQLITNSMEMHAYTVQKLYKAILGDYSQQPLVQVASWCIGEYGDLLVSGQCEEEEPIQVTEDEVLDVLESILVSNLTASVTRGYALTAIMKLSTRFTCTVNRIKKVVSIYGSSIDVELQQRAVEYNALFKKYDHMRSALLERMPVLEKLAANGPTDVTQPNGEAEPTILETKPPLSSLPPASQANDLLDLLGSNDITPVISTAPSSKAASAGGELLDLLGDLNPTTGPPAPAPQIPQPPFLLDGLSSPPIFNDIPSGIPPITAYNKNGLKIDFAFERSNTNPSVTVITIQASNSTDVDMTDFVFQAAVPKTFQLQLLSPSSSSIPAFNTGTITQVIKVLNPQKQQLRMRIKLTYNHKGSAMQDLAEVNSFPPQSWQ is encoded by the exons ATGCCAGCCCCCATCAGACTCCGGGAGTTGATCCGGACCATCCGGACTGCACGCACACAGGcagaagaaagagagatgattCAGAAAGAATGCGCTGCTATCCGATCATCCTTTCGAGAAGAGGACAACACATACCGCTGCCGGAATGTAGCTAAATTGCTATACATGCATATGTTGGGCTATCCTGCCCACTTTGGACAG CTGGAGTGCCTAAAGCTGATTGCCTCTCAGAAATTCACAGACAAGCGCATTGGATATCTTGGAGCCATGTTACTCCTGGATGAGAGGCAGGATGTTCATCTCCTCATGACCAATTGCATCAAAAA TGACCTTAATCACAGCACACAGTATGTGCAGGGCTTGGCACTCTGCACCTTGGGCTGCATGGGCTCTTCTGAAATGTGCCGGGACCTTGCTGGGGAGGTGGAGAAGCTTCTGAAGACTTCTAACTCCTACCTGAGGAAAAAG GCGGCCCTGTGTGCGGTTCATGTCATCAGGAAAGTGCCTGAGCTGATGGAGATGTTTTTGCCAGCCACAAAAAACCTGCTGAATGAGAAGAACCATG GTGTCCTTCACACCTCTGTTGTCCTCCTCACTGAAATGTGTGAAAGAAGTCCAGACATGCTTGCCCACTTCAGAAAG CTTGTACCTCAGCTTGTTCGCATTCTGAAAAACCTTATTATGTCAGGCTATTCTCCGGAGCACGATGTTTCGGGTATCAGTGACCCCTTTCTGCAG GTTCGAATCCTGCGGTTGCTGAGAATTCTTGGCCGAAATGATGATGACTCCAGTGAAGCAATGAATGACATTCTTGCACAG GTGGCCACAAACACGGAAACAAGCAAAAATGTGGGAAATGCCATTCTTTATGAAACCGTCTTAACTATCATGGACATAAAGTCTGAGAGCGGCCTGAGA GTGCTGGCTATTAACATTCTTGGTCGGTTTTTACTCAATAATGACAAGAATATAAG ATATGTAGCCTTGACATCCTTGTTGAAAACTGTGCAGACTGACCACAATGCTGTCCAGCGACACCGGAGCACCATTGTGGATTGCTTAAAGGATCTGGATGTCTCTATCAAACG GCGTGCAATGGAACTCAGCTTTGCTCTTGTGAATGGGAACAACATTCGGGGAATGATGAAAGAGTTGCTATATTTTTTGGATTCTTGTGAGCCTGAGTTCAAGGCTGATTGTGCATCAGGAATATTTCTTGCAGCAGAAAA ATATGCTCCTTCTAAACGCTGGCACATAGATACAATCATGCGCGTCTTGACAACG gcaGGGAGCTACGTTCGTGATGATGCTGTGCCCAACCTTATCCAGCTCATTACCAACAGCATGGAGATGCATGCCTACACTGTACAGAAACTCTACAAAGCCATTCTGGGAGATTATTCCCAA CAACCCCTGGTACAGGTGGCTTCCTGGTGCATTGGTGAATATGGAGATCTCTTGGTATCCGGTCAGTGTGAGGAGGAAGAGCCAATCCAG GTCACAGAGGATGAAGTCCTTGATGTTCTGGAAAGTATCCTTGTCTCCAACTTGACAGCATCAGTCACACGGGGCTATGCCCTCACCGCCATTATGAAACTGTCAACGCGGTTCACTTGCACAGTCAA TCGCATTAAGAAGGTGGTCTCTATATATGGCAGCAGCATTGATGTGGAGCTCCAGCAGAGGGCAGTGGAGTACAATGCCTTATTCAAAAAGTATGACCACATGAG GTCAGCTCTGCTTGAACGtatgccagttctggagaaattggCAGCTAACGGTCCTACAGATGTTACTCAGCCTAATGGGGAAGCAGAGCCAACAATCTTGGAGACCAAGCCGCCTCTGTCCAGCCTGCCACCAGCCAGCCAG GCAAATGACCTGCTGGATCTTTTGGGAAGCAATGACATCACTCCTGTCATATCAACAGCCCCTTCCAGCAAGGCAGCTTCTGCTGGTGGGGAGCTGCTGGACCTCCTTGGGGATCTCAATCCAACAACAG GTCCTCCAGCTCCAGCCCCACAGATACCACAGCCTCCATTTCTGTTGGACGGACTTTCTTCACCACCCATCTTCAATGATATACCTTCTG GCATTCCTCCAATCACAGCCTACAACAAGAACGGGCTAAAGATTGATTTTGCTTTTGAACGCTCCAACACCAACCCCAGTGTCACCGTCATCACCATACAGGCCTCCAACAGCACTGATGTGGACATGACAGATTTTGTTTTCCAGGCTGCGGTACCAAAG ACATTCCAGCTGCAGCTTCTGTCTCCGAGCAGCAGCAGCATCCCAGCATTTAACACAGGGACCATCACACAAGTCATCAAAGTCCTGAATCCGCAAAAG CAACAGCTCCGCATGCGGATCAAGCTGACATACAACCACAAGGGCTCAGCAATGCAGGACCTGGCAGAGGtcaactctttccccccccagtccTGGCAGTGA
- the TAT gene encoding tyrosine aminotransferase yields the protein MDSCLIQVNSNTALSSILDVHVNLNGKSPSLSKGKGRKPHWAVRASEMSRRTFNPIRAIVDAMKVEPNPRKALISLSIGDPTVFGNLPTDDEVTRAMKEALDSGKYNGYAPSVGYLSCREVVASYYDCPEAPLKAQDVILTSGCSQAIELALAVLANPGQNILVPRPGFSLYKTLAHSMGIEVKFYNLLPEKSWEIDLKQMESLVDNRTACLIVNNPSNPCGSVFSRSHLQKILAVASRQCVPILADEIYAEMVFEDCKYESLAKLSTNVPILSCGGLAKRWLVPGWRMGWILIHDRRDIFGGEIREGLLRLSQRILGPCTAVQGALGHIFHHTSPEFYHNTLSFLKSNAALCYAALSMVCGLKPVRPQGAMYLMVGIEMEHFPDFENDVEFTERLIAEQSVFCLPATCFEYPNFFRVVITVPEEMMMEACQRIRYFCEKHYQGGEATQDLECDK from the exons ATGGACTCCTGCCTGATCCAGGTGAACAGCAACACCGCCCTGTCCTCCATCCTAGATGTCCACGTCAACCTCAATGGGAAAAGCCCTTCTTTGTCCAAGGGAAAAGGCCGCAAGCCCCACTGGGCAGTCAGGGCTTCAGAAATGTCTAGAAGGACTTTCAATCCCATTCGAGCCATTGTGGATGCCATGAAAGTGGAGCCCAACCCCAGGAAAGCTCTGATATCTTTGTCCATAG GAGATCCAACTGTCTTTGGAAACCTTCCTACAGATGATGAAGTGACGCGGGCCATGAAAGAAGCACTGGACTCTGGAAAATACAATGGCTATGCCCCATCTGTGG GTTACCTGTCCTGTCGAGAGGTGGTTGCAAGCTACTACGATTGTCCAGAAGCACCTCTCAAAGCCCAG gaTGTAATCCTGACCAGTGGCTGCAGTCAGGCCATTGAATTAGCTTTAGCAGTCCTGGCTAACCCTGGACAGAACATCCTGGTGCCACGCCCTGGCTTCTCCCTCTACAAAACCTTGGCTCACTCTATGGGAATCGAAGTCAAGTTCTACAATCTCTTG CCAGAAAAGTCCTGGGAAATTGACCTGAAGCAAATGGAATCCCTGGTGGACAACAGGACAGCTTGTCTGATTGTGAACAACCCATCCAATCCCTGTGGCTCTGTTTTCAGCAGAAGTCACCTTCAGAAGATTCTGGCAG TGGCCTCTAGGCAGTGTGTCCCTATTTTGGCTGATGAGATCTATGCAGAAATG GTGTTTGAAGACTGCAAATATGAGTCCCTTGCAAAGCTTAGCACTAATGTCCCGATCCTGTCCTGTGGAGGCCTTGCCAAGAGATGGTTGGTGCCTGGTTGGAGAATGGGATGGATTCTGATCCACGACCGCCGGGACATCTTTGGAGGGGAG ATCAGGGAAGGCCTTctgaggctgagccaaaggatttTGGGGCCCTGCACAGCCGTCCAGGGAGCCCTTGGGCATATCTTCCACCACACCTCCCCTGAATTCTATCACAACACTCTAAGCTTCCTCAAG TCCAATGCTGCCCTGTGCTATGCTGCCCTCTCCATGGTCTGCGGGCTGAAACCGGTCCGGCCCCAGGGAGCCATGTACCTGATG GTGGGGATCGAGATGGAGCATTTCCCAGACTTTGAGAATGATGTGGAGTTCACAGAGAGGCTCATTGCAGAGCAGTCAGTCTTCTGTCTACCTGCCACG TGTTTTGAGTACCCCAATTTCTTCCGCGTGGTGATCACCGTGCCTGAGGAGATGATGATGGAGGCTTGCCAGCGTATCCGCTACTTCTGTGAGAAGCACTATCAAGGGGGAGAGGCGACCCAGGATCTGGAATGTGACAAGTAG
- the AP1G1 gene encoding AP-1 complex subunit gamma-1 isoform X2, translated as MPAPIRLRELIRTIRTARTQAEEREMIQKECAAIRSSFREEDNTYRCRNVAKLLYMHMLGYPAHFGQLECLKLIASQKFTDKRIGYLGAMLLLDERQDVHLLMTNCIKNDLNHSTQYVQGLALCTLGCMGSSEMCRDLAGEVEKLLKTSNSYLRKKAALCAVHVIRKVPELMEMFLPATKNLLNEKNHGVLHTSVVLLTEMCERSPDMLAHFRKLVPQLVRILKNLIMSGYSPEHDVSGISDPFLQVRILRLLRILGRNDDDSSEAMNDILAQVLAINILGRFLLNNDKNIRYVALTSLLKTVQTDHNAVQRHRSTIVDCLKDLDVSIKRRAMELSFALVNGNNIRGMMKELLYFLDSCEPEFKADCASGIFLAAEKYAPSKRWHIDTIMRVLTTAGSYVRDDAVPNLIQLITNSMEMHAYTVQKLYKAILGDYSQQPLVQVASWCIGEYGDLLVSGQCEEEEPIQVTEDEVLDVLESILVSNLTASVTRGYALTAIMKLSTRFTCTVNRIKKVVSIYGSSIDVELQQRAVEYNALFKKYDHMRSALLERMPVLEKLAANGPTDVTQPNGEAEPTILETKPPLSSLPPASQANDLLDLLGSNDITPVISTAPSSKAASAGGELLDLLGDLNPTTGPPAPAPQIPQPPFLLDGLSSPPIFNDIPSGIPPITAYNKNGLKIDFAFERSNTNPSVTVITIQASNSTDVDMTDFVFQAAVPKTFQLQLLSPSSSSIPAFNTGTITQVIKVLNPQKQQLRMRIKLTYNHKGSAMQDLAEVNSFPPQSWQ; from the exons ATGCCAGCCCCCATCAGACTCCGGGAGTTGATCCGGACCATCCGGACTGCACGCACACAGGcagaagaaagagagatgattCAGAAAGAATGCGCTGCTATCCGATCATCCTTTCGAGAAGAGGACAACACATACCGCTGCCGGAATGTAGCTAAATTGCTATACATGCATATGTTGGGCTATCCTGCCCACTTTGGACAG CTGGAGTGCCTAAAGCTGATTGCCTCTCAGAAATTCACAGACAAGCGCATTGGATATCTTGGAGCCATGTTACTCCTGGATGAGAGGCAGGATGTTCATCTCCTCATGACCAATTGCATCAAAAA TGACCTTAATCACAGCACACAGTATGTGCAGGGCTTGGCACTCTGCACCTTGGGCTGCATGGGCTCTTCTGAAATGTGCCGGGACCTTGCTGGGGAGGTGGAGAAGCTTCTGAAGACTTCTAACTCCTACCTGAGGAAAAAG GCGGCCCTGTGTGCGGTTCATGTCATCAGGAAAGTGCCTGAGCTGATGGAGATGTTTTTGCCAGCCACAAAAAACCTGCTGAATGAGAAGAACCATG GTGTCCTTCACACCTCTGTTGTCCTCCTCACTGAAATGTGTGAAAGAAGTCCAGACATGCTTGCCCACTTCAGAAAG CTTGTACCTCAGCTTGTTCGCATTCTGAAAAACCTTATTATGTCAGGCTATTCTCCGGAGCACGATGTTTCGGGTATCAGTGACCCCTTTCTGCAG GTTCGAATCCTGCGGTTGCTGAGAATTCTTGGCCGAAATGATGATGACTCCAGTGAAGCAATGAATGACATTCTTGCACAG GTGCTGGCTATTAACATTCTTGGTCGGTTTTTACTCAATAATGACAAGAATATAAG ATATGTAGCCTTGACATCCTTGTTGAAAACTGTGCAGACTGACCACAATGCTGTCCAGCGACACCGGAGCACCATTGTGGATTGCTTAAAGGATCTGGATGTCTCTATCAAACG GCGTGCAATGGAACTCAGCTTTGCTCTTGTGAATGGGAACAACATTCGGGGAATGATGAAAGAGTTGCTATATTTTTTGGATTCTTGTGAGCCTGAGTTCAAGGCTGATTGTGCATCAGGAATATTTCTTGCAGCAGAAAA ATATGCTCCTTCTAAACGCTGGCACATAGATACAATCATGCGCGTCTTGACAACG gcaGGGAGCTACGTTCGTGATGATGCTGTGCCCAACCTTATCCAGCTCATTACCAACAGCATGGAGATGCATGCCTACACTGTACAGAAACTCTACAAAGCCATTCTGGGAGATTATTCCCAA CAACCCCTGGTACAGGTGGCTTCCTGGTGCATTGGTGAATATGGAGATCTCTTGGTATCCGGTCAGTGTGAGGAGGAAGAGCCAATCCAG GTCACAGAGGATGAAGTCCTTGATGTTCTGGAAAGTATCCTTGTCTCCAACTTGACAGCATCAGTCACACGGGGCTATGCCCTCACCGCCATTATGAAACTGTCAACGCGGTTCACTTGCACAGTCAA TCGCATTAAGAAGGTGGTCTCTATATATGGCAGCAGCATTGATGTGGAGCTCCAGCAGAGGGCAGTGGAGTACAATGCCTTATTCAAAAAGTATGACCACATGAG GTCAGCTCTGCTTGAACGtatgccagttctggagaaattggCAGCTAACGGTCCTACAGATGTTACTCAGCCTAATGGGGAAGCAGAGCCAACAATCTTGGAGACCAAGCCGCCTCTGTCCAGCCTGCCACCAGCCAGCCAG GCAAATGACCTGCTGGATCTTTTGGGAAGCAATGACATCACTCCTGTCATATCAACAGCCCCTTCCAGCAAGGCAGCTTCTGCTGGTGGGGAGCTGCTGGACCTCCTTGGGGATCTCAATCCAACAACAG GTCCTCCAGCTCCAGCCCCACAGATACCACAGCCTCCATTTCTGTTGGACGGACTTTCTTCACCACCCATCTTCAATGATATACCTTCTG GCATTCCTCCAATCACAGCCTACAACAAGAACGGGCTAAAGATTGATTTTGCTTTTGAACGCTCCAACACCAACCCCAGTGTCACCGTCATCACCATACAGGCCTCCAACAGCACTGATGTGGACATGACAGATTTTGTTTTCCAGGCTGCGGTACCAAAG ACATTCCAGCTGCAGCTTCTGTCTCCGAGCAGCAGCAGCATCCCAGCATTTAACACAGGGACCATCACACAAGTCATCAAAGTCCTGAATCCGCAAAAG CAACAGCTCCGCATGCGGATCAAGCTGACATACAACCACAAGGGCTCAGCAATGCAGGACCTGGCAGAGGtcaactctttccccccccagtccTGGCAGTGA